The Sorghum bicolor cultivar BTx623 chromosome 6, Sorghum_bicolor_NCBIv3, whole genome shotgun sequence genome contains the following window.
GTGGTTGAATCAGACCAGTGAGATGCAAAGATCATATGTTTAGTTGTCCGCACGACATCTTGGGCTAGGCTCTGCTCATGCAAAAGTGCCCCATAGCCAGGCTCCAGGCGTGCGAGCAAATCGGCGTCTCCACCGACGCCGAGCCAGGCTCAGCGCATGGCAGTGGAAAAAAACACAAAGCACAAACGCAAAATCGGGCAACCAAACAGCTGCGCTTCCTAGCCAGCATGCAaatataagagcatctccaaccattatgcatttgaagttatgcattttaggCAAATTGCAAACCCCCAAATGAAAATGGCAAGGTTAAAATCGGTtgatctccaaccgttatgcaaaatgccaagtccatcatcttttttttccGGACATTTTGTTTCGCGGCACTCCTTCCCGCGCGGCCAATCgatcccgcgccaaacagcccGCCGTCGTCTCCCCTTCACCAATTTCCGCGCCAAACAGCCGCGCAGTACCGATCGTGAGCTGCGCAGTTCGTCGTTCCCGTTCGCAGTACCGATCGCATTACCGATCTTCCGTTCCGTTAGTTCCCGTTCACCGTACCAGTTCGTCGTctgttggccatcagttcgtcgtCGTACAGGTTCGCCCCTTGGCTCCAGTACCGATCTCCATCATGTCCTGTTCCCCATCAGTTTCCGGTCGCCGCCATCAATTCGTCGTCAAGGCAGGTCGCCGCCATCAGTCAAGCCGTTGCAGCTCGCGAGCAGCAGAATTTCGTGAAGCCAACATGGGATCGAGGGTACCGGAGAATGGATCTAGCCGTATTGCACAGCGCATCGCCAAGCTGGCGAAGGAGGACGCGCAATGCTTCTCCTATCGCGCGAAGTGGTGGCGGCGCGAAGGGAAATCACGCGAAGGGAAGAAAAAAGCCCGCGAGGTGGAACCGAGAATCCCGTGATCTCTATTTGCATAGCCGGActcctttggcatatatgccaagtttccccctccaaatgcatagctatgtaaaatgcaaagtccaaatgcataACAATTGGAGGGTttttttttggagttttatgcattttggtaaatgccaagtctatttggagttgctctaagcgaACCAATCATCGTGACTTTGCATGTAGCCAGCCTGTCCAGTTCGGGCCTGGCTCTCATCTGCGGGACAGGCTGCCCAGTGCCCACATACACAAACCAAGGCCTTAGTTCCGGAATTTTTTTGCAAagtgctactgtagcattttatttgtacttgacaattgttgtctaactatagactaattaggtttaaaaaatttatctctcaaattataagaaaactgtgcaattagttatgttttatctatatttaatgctttatatataTGCCGTAAAACTTGATGTACAAAAATcttaaccattttgcaaaatagttcAGCAACTAAACACGGCTCAAATAGGCCCTAAATGGGTTGGTGGTCGTCAAACGATCATGGCTGAACAATCGGAGCAAGTGATGAAATGGGCCGTGGTCGTAAGGAAGCAGAGTAGCCTCGGGTCCCGGAGTATACTGAAAGGCCTACGAAAGTCTGAAACGGTCGAGAGCAGAGAAGGCCGCCGCCTGTGTTTTGCCAGCTCTGCAAATCCACGCACCAGAAGCGTTGAACTGCCATAGCAACGGGGCTTCGGTTAGTTGCAGTCGCCAACCAGGTCGGTGGATCAAACCTCCGGCTGACGTGCTGAAAAAATTAGACATTTTAATATTTAATTTAATCTAGAAAATTACGTATAATACAgtagtgatatatatatatatacgtgtgcaattttatcactactcagattagagataaaTATTACAAGAACTACTGCATACATACTGAAAATAATAGACATAAACAATCGGTTAAGATTGTACCCcgaggagggaccagtgccgaaggcaccggcggctccattcacACTAGTCGACGTAGTGTGTTGCTTGAAGTAGCAGAGCATAGTCGATGCAGGTAGATGATCAACATCCTCCAGGAAGAAGACAAAGTAGCCGATCTCCACCAGGAAGAAGCCGCCGATCTCCGCGCCACCAGGAAGGAAGTAGTCGATCTACGCCACCAGGCGATTCCAGATAGCGAGCAGTCGTGGAATATCTCTGTGCGCGTAGAGGTTCGAGACGGGGATGAACAGAGAGTAATTCCCACCAGGCGATTCCAGATAGCGAGCAGTCGTGGAATATCTCTGTGCGCGTAGAGGTTCGGGACGGGGATGAACAGAGAGTAATTCGACTAGAGGAGGATTGTGTTGTTTCTCGCAGAAGGAAAATGTGTCGCGTATGCTCGCCTCGCCACGGCTCGGTGGCAGCGGCGCGTGCGTGTGGCACCCCCTTTCCCTtcctcaacttctccataggaGCTATCAGAGCCCACTTATTTAAGTTGAATTAACACATGATCAACAATTAATACGGTATTAAACCGTTTTTATTATAGCATTTATTATGAGTTgttgaattaatcatcaaatagaATATGGGCTAAAAGCCCACATTATATTCAAGAGAAGCTCAATTGTGATGCCTCATTCCGATCTGAATCCAAGAcggatagttttttttttttttttgagtttaTCCAAGACGGATAGTTGGGGTGTTCAGATTGTGATGGTGATTTGGTGGTCACAAAAAAAAGATAGAGTTAATAACCATCTCAGTGCTCTCCACGCTGAAACTATAGCTTGCTTGCAAGCGATCCAATTGGCGGTGGACTTAGGCATTAGCCGGATCATTGTCAAGACTGATGCCCAGGAGGTGGTGAAGGCTATCAAGTCCTGTACCTATGATGCATCAGTTGTTGGTCATTTAGTTGACGAGATCAAATCCTTATTGGTTTCAAATTTCATTTGTTGGGAGTGTGTTTACATAATGTAATAGGGCTGCTCATGAGTTGACTGCGCTGGGTTATGTGTGTAATGAGGATGAAGAGGTGATCACCAACTTTTGCCTGAAAATATATCTGTTATTATCGCTAACGATTTGTTAGCCGATGAGTAATGAGGAGAGGTAccgagtttcaaaaaaaaaaaatccacgcACCTGGAGGAGGTGCTAGCGGACAAGACCTTCGTTGCCGGCGACGGGTTCGGGTTCCTCGATGCCGTCCTCATCCCGTTCTCGAGCATGTTCCACGGGTACGAACAGCATGGAGGATTTGATCTTGACGTGGAGTGCCCGGGCTTGATGCGTTGGGTGAGGAGATGCAAGGAAAGGGAGAGCGTCAAGGGTGTATGAGCTGCACAAAAAGTGGTACCACATTGAGTGAAGCAATGAACAAGCGAGATGGAATGATGCCGGTTGCAAAGAACGCAAAGAGGGAATACTCCTACAAGCTAATTATAACTTATTTTTTGAGAAAGGCTATAACACAACTAAGTGTTTCTCAACCTCGCAACACTTGATCTCTCTCTCACATTCTTCTCCATCTCCGCCCTCTTACCCTCTCTTCTTCTCCAACTCTGACAGAATTAGAAGTGGCTCTAGAGAGCCAGGTCGACCAGACAGTTAGGACGATAGGAGTGTGGCGGTTAGGGTTCTGATGGCGTAGGAGGCAGTCGGGCCAAGTTAGGGTGAGGACACCCATGGCCATAATGGTGCGCACGGGAGGAGGGGAAGGGGGGAGAAGGAGGTCGTCACGGGCATGGTAGGGTCTTGTTGGAGCTTGATTTGTGTGCGGCTGCAGTGGCGAGATCCTACCGTGCCGCGGCGGAGTGCTGAGAGCATGAAGAAGACGTGAAGAACAAAAAAAGTATTTTGGGGTCTCAGACACTCATCTCCCTGACCCTTCGCTACTGCTTTCCTTTAACAAGCTACTCCACCTTACCAATGCTTGCTAAGAAATAAGGTTGTTACTATGTtcaaaattttggttttagTACTCTTTCAATTCAAAAATATAAAtcactttgacttttttttggGTATATTAAGTTACTATGTTCGTTATATCTAGATACTTAGCCAAGTGggtgaaaaaaattaaaataactTATATTTGGAACAAAGAAAGTATATTCTATTAAAAAACATGAAGTTTGTCCTGACAATCAACGGATTGAGTGACTAGCGTAAAAAGCCATTGCACAATGCGCatccttttgcttgattggcttGCTGAATCAGCATACGGATTGAGGAACTTCAGTTGGATCACTATATAATTTTCAAAAGCGAgctcactaaggccttgtttagttcaaaaaaaacaaaaagttttcaagattctccgtcacatcgaatcttgcggtacatgcacgaagcattaaatatagacgaaaacaaaaactaattatacagtttagctggaaatcacgagacgaatcttttgatcctagttagtccataattagataatatttgtcacaaacaaacgaaagtgctacagtactttTCGGAAACTAATAATATATTCCAAAGAAAGAAAGCGACCTCCACAGTCACTGTCGACAGATATCGTTGCAGAGCTTTGACAGCGTAGCGGTCGACGacccgccatcgtcgacggcatTCCGGCACGCCGCCTGCACCACCGCGGCCTTCTCCCTCGCCTTCCTCCCCTCCTCGCCGTCACCCATCAGCGCCTTCACAGCCCGCTCCAGCTCCGCCGCCTCCACGAAGTTGTCCCTCTTCCTGTCCACCTCCATCGCCACGGCGACGCCCATGGCGGCCACCAGCGCGAACGCGTTCAGGTGCTGCTCGGCGTACAGCGGCCACGGCGCCATGGGCACGCCGAACCACAGGCTCTCCAGGACTGAGTTCCACCCGCAGTGCGTCACGAAGCCGCCCACGGCCGCGTGCGCGAGGATCTCCTTCTGCGGCACTGCCGTCGGCCACACGAGCCCCCTGTTCCTCGTCCGCTCGACGAAGCCCTCCGGGAGCAGCTCCGCCAGGTCCGCGTCCGTGGGGCTCCTCGTGTCGGGCGCCGGTGCGCCGCGCAGCACCCAGAGGAACCGGTGCCCGCTGCGCTCCAGGCCGTGGGCGGCCTCGTGCGCCCGCGGCGCGGTGAAGAACCCTCCGCTCCCGAAGCAGAGGAAGACCACGGACGCCGGAGGCTGGGACTCCAGCCACCGTAGGCACTCGTGCGGCGGCTCTGCGGCCGGCGGGGGGAACGAGATCACCGGGCCGATCGGGTACAGCGTCGGAGCAGGCCGGCTCCCGGTCCCGCGCGTGCACCGGCCCTTGGCGATGGCGGAGAGGACGCCCTGCTCGAGCTCGGCGgctgtgttgacgatgatgccgTCGGCGTCCATGAAGCGCCTGCCGTGGCACGCGTACCACGCGCAATCAGGCTTCTTCCTTTCCATGATTGGCGTCGGGAGCGAGAGTGCGGGCACCGGGGGCAGCCCGGGGATGTCCGCCGCGCCGTCCATCTCCCCGAACTCGCCGGCCACCTCCTCGCACAGCGCCGGCAGGCGCAGGAAGAAGGAGAGCGCCGCGGCGTTGCAGGTGAAGTACACATACGCCGGCACGGCGAGCTCGCGGGCCACGTCGACGAACGGGGTGCAGAACAGGTCGAGGACGAGCGCGGCCACCGGGCATGACAGGCTCGAGACGGCCGCCCTGACGTGGGGCGCGTGCAGCTGCACGACTCGGGAGATGAACTCGACGGGGCCAGCGTGGTCCGTCGGCGGCTTGACGGCGGGCAGGCGGTGGAAGCGGACGTCGAGGCCGGCGGCGGCCTCCTCCGCCCGGCGTATGTCGCCCTCGAGCTCGGACGCGTGCTGCTCCGTCGGCGGCCGCATGACGAGCACCGTGACCGAGAGCGCCCGCCTACTGCCGCTAGCGAGCAGCCGCTTGCCGGCTTCTACCATGGGCATGAGATGGCCGGCGCCCCAGACCGGCAGCAAGACGACGGTCGGGGTTGCCATAGGCGGTGCCTCTCACAGGTGATCGCGGTAGAAGAAGGCAGAAGCGACAGAGTGATGGGTGGATGGAAACGCCGAAACGCATCAGCGATAGAGTGATGATTTGGAACACGGCGGTGCGGGCAAAGAGATCCGGTGGGGAAGGCGACGACCTGCCGCCGGAGAAGCGAGAGGCCCGCGCCACGCTAGTGCCACATGGTCAATGCACAAAGTCACGTGGAGTAGCTATAGATGTGACAACCTGGTACAGAAAACAATGAAAAATTACACGAGAAGTGAACAAAAacattatatttttttcttaatcgaaagacaaaactCCTGTCACCACGTTAaagaaaaaagaacaaaaaTCATGAATTTGCAAGTGTCAACTTGTCAAACTGGCCCAAACACTctcagaccttgtttagtttccaaaattttggattttttggtactgtagcatttttatttttatttgataaatattattcaattatgggctcaaaagattcatctctcgatttacagacaaactatgtaattagtttttgtttttatctatatttaatgcttcatacatgtaccg
Protein-coding sequences here:
- the LOC8073673 gene encoding anthocyanidin 3-O-glucosyltransferase 2; the encoded protein is MATPTVVLLPVWGAGHLMPMVEAGKRLLASGSRRALSVTVLVMRPPTEQHASELEGDIRRAEEAAAGLDVRFHRLPAVKPPTDHAGPVEFISRVVQLHAPHVRAAVSSLSCPVAALVLDLFCTPFVDVARELAVPAYVYFTCNAAALSFFLRLPALCEEVAGEFGEMDGAADIPGLPPVPALSLPTPIMERKKPDCAWYACHGRRFMDADGIIVNTAAELEQGVLSAIAKGRCTRGTGSRPAPTLYPIGPVISFPPPAAEPPHECLRWLESQPPASVVFLCFGSGGFFTAPRAHEAAHGLERSGHRFLWVLRGAPAPDTRSPTDADLAELLPEGFVERTRNRGLVWPTAVPQKEILAHAAVGGFVTHCGWNSVLESLWFGVPMAPWPLYAEQHLNAFALVAAMGVAVAMEVDRKRDNFVEAAELERAVKALMGDGEEGRKAREKAAVVQAACRNAVDDGGSSTATLSKLCNDICRQ